The following are encoded in a window of Gossypium raimondii isolate GPD5lz chromosome 13, ASM2569854v1, whole genome shotgun sequence genomic DNA:
- the LOC105784574 gene encoding zinc finger BED domain-containing protein RICESLEEPER 2-like, which yields MKRRMQALYEKRELEICGEDKTSELDKYLAEANEEFVEDFDILLWWKVNSPRFPTLSKMARDVLAIPISTVASESAFSTGGRVLDQYRSSLTPKIVQALVCTQDWIQKSLSQEDIKKIEEQIQDLDKIKNG from the exons atgaaaaggcgAATGCAAGCTTTGTATGAAAAGCGTGAGTTGGAAATTTGTGGTGAGGATAAAACATCTGAGTTGGATAAATATCTAGCTGAGGCTAATGAGGAATTTGttgaagattttgatattttattgtggTGGAAAGTGAACAGCCCTAGATTTCCCACTCTTTCAAAAATGGCCAGAGATGTGTTAGCTATACCGATTTCTACGGTTGCTTCAGAGTCTGCATTTAGCACCGGAGGACGTGTGCTTGATCAATATAGGAGttctttaactcctaaaattgtaCAAGCTCTTGTGTGTACTCAAGATTGGATTCAAAAATCATTATCACAAGAAGACATCAAAAAGATTGAAGAACAAATCCAAGATCTTGACAAGAtcaaaaatg GTTAA